In Bradyrhizobium sp. WBOS07, the genomic window CTTTGAGCTGCTGATGTTGATTAGGTTTGCCAGATCAGTACTTCGCGACCACCGGGCCGCCGAAGCGATAGCTGACACCCGCACGCACCGTGTGGAACACCGGATCATGCTCGTACGAGAAGGCGGGGAACGCCACGGTCGAGTTGTTCCGGAAGTTGCCGAAGTCGGTGTAGCGATACTCGACACGAGCCGACCAGTTGGGCGTGAAACCGTACTCCCAGCCGGCGCCGACGGTCCAGCCGGTGCGGGTGGTGGAGACGGTCTCAAACAGAGTGTTCGCGAGCACGTAGGTGTGGTCCATATTTGCCCAGGCAACACCGCCGGTCACGTAAAGCAGCGAATTGTTGAAAGCTACACCGAGGCGACCGCGGATAGAGGCCTGAGCATCGATCCGGAAATCGGTGCCGTTGAGGTTTGCCAGGCGATAACCACCGTTGACGTCGGCGGCTTCGAGGTCGCCCTCGAGACCGAATACGAATTGGCTAGCCTGCCAATTGTAGCCAATGTGACCACCGCCAACGACGCCATCAGCATTGAAGCCCTGGACGAAGCCGGTGGGAAGGCCAGTTGCGTCGGTGAACTCACGGGTGCTGTTGTCTCCCCAGGCGTAACCGACCTGCGCACCGATGTAGAAGCCGGTCCAGTTATAAACGGCGGCGACGGGCGCGGGCGCCTTCGTGTAGGGCCGGGCGGCGAGATCGGCGGCTGACGCGCCGGCGGTGCCGAGGACGAGAGCGGCAGCTGCGATGACGAGCTTCTTCATTGTCTTCCCCAATTTACAGGCATCGAATTCGAACAATTATGATGACGCAGTATAGCCCATGAGTCGCACTAGGGATGTCACCCGCAAGCCACAGCTGCCCGCAATTTGAGCAGTGGCCCCGCGCATTGGTCGATCTGTATCCTCTCGCGGGGAAACTTCTAAGCGCCGGGAAGGTGCGCGGTGTTGCACGCGCCTCGACTGCCTTTCGTAACGCAGACTTTCCCGACTAGCCGCGTTGATCCATGGTTGCTGCCCCACCCGGTCACTGATCTCGCCTGCTTAGAAGCTGAAACAGTTTAAAAGCTGGAGACTGACTTGAAGATCAACCTACCCGATACGGACCTCAAAACCGTGCAAACCATTGTCAGCCATGAGCTCAAAGACGAGCGCGACCGGCCCGTCGGCCAGTACCTTTTCGGAAAGGGGCAGGGTCGAACCGTCTTCCTATTTGGGAAGTACAAGGGGACTTTTAAGACACACGCTGAATGCCAAGCCTTCATCGATGGCGTGCTTGCGGCTATCCAATCGCCACTCTCGTGACTTTGTTTGCACTCGTTGCGCAGTCACGACTAAACACCGGGCGCCTCAGGTCGACTTCGGATCACTAGGCGACGTCCCGTGGGTATGGCTGCGTGTCCGTTCGCCCCTCGAAAGCCGGCATCCAGGATCTATGAGCATGAACCCAAGTCGATCGCGGGGGTGCGTAAGCGCCGTCTCGCGGTCGATGCTTCGCATCGCCGCGAGAACCATGAAGGCCCGGCTGCTGCATCTCGGCCTTCATCCTTCGAGACGCGTGCGAGGGCGCGAGACACTGATGCCACGCTATTTCGCAAACGACCGCGACGGCGGCAGGTGCAGCGCGAAGGCGTCGACCTTGTCGCTGGCACGCGGATAGATCTGCGTCACGATCGGATCGTGACCGGGAATGAACCGATCAGGATGGCCGGCGAGGCGCTCGATCGTCTCCCAGCCCACCGCCATGTCGCCGACATTGTAGACGATCGGGAACGGGCTTCTGCGCTGCAGATTGGCGTAGTAATGCGCGGCATCGGATGCCAGCACCACCGGGCCGCGCGCGGTTTCGACCTTGACCACCTGCAAGCCGTCGGAATGGCCGCCGACACGATGCACGGTGATTCCAGGCGCGACCTCGCCGTCACCCGAATGGAACGTGACGCGCTCGCCATAGACATGGCGCACCATCTGCGTGACATGCTCGACCGAGAACGGATGGCGCAGCAGGCCGTTGCACATGCAGCGGCCGGTCGCGTAGGCCATCTCGCGCTCCTGCAGATGGAAGCGCGCCTTGGGGAAACGGTCGAGATTGCCGGCATGGTCGTAATGCAGATGCGTCACGATGACGTCGCGGATGCTTGATGCCGCGACGCCGAAGCGCTCCAGCGCATCGACCGGGTTGAGCGTCAGCTTGCGCGCGCGCGCGCTCGCCTCCTCGGCATTGAAGCCGGTGTCGACCAGGATGTCGCGGCCGCCGCCGCGGACCAGCCAGACGAAATAGTCGAGATCCTGCGCCGCGCTGTCATGCGGATCGGGCGCCAGGAAGTTCATGCTGGGGGTGCGCGGCGACATCGTCGCATAGCGCAGGGCGTAGATCTCGTAGGCGGTTCCCATGGTTCTTGCTTTTCTGAGTGGGTTTTAGGGGACGATCCAGCGCAGCAAGCCATTGTCCGCAGCAAAGGTCAAACCGCGCGCGCGGCGCGACCGAGGCGGGCCTTCAATGTGAGACCCGTCACGTTTTCGGCGGCGGGCTTGCCCTACCATGCTGCCGATAGGATCGAGCCCGATCCCGACGAGGACAGCCATGACACCCTATTTATTCCCCTTGCGGCGCAGCCGGGCGTTGCGGTCAATCGTCGCGATAACGCCGAATCTCCAAGCGGTTGACGCCCCCCGCCCCCGGTTTGATAATGAATGAAGCGTAAGTTAAGGTCGCCGCGGCGCAAGCTGGGAACGGCGCCTTTTTGGCTGGACCGCGCTGATTATGAAAATTCGCTTCTTTTTTCTTCTGTCCTTGCTCATCTCGCTCGTCCCGAC contains:
- a CDS encoding outer membrane protein; the encoded protein is MKKLVIAAAALVLGTAGASAADLAARPYTKAPAPVAAVYNWTGFYIGAQVGYAWGDNSTREFTDATGLPTGFVQGFNADGVVGGGHIGYNWQASQFVFGLEGDLEAADVNGGYRLANLNGTDFRIDAQASIRGRLGVAFNNSLLYVTGGVAWANMDHTYVLANTLFETVSTTRTGWTVGAGWEYGFTPNWSARVEYRYTDFGNFRNNSTVAFPAFSYEHDPVFHTVRAGVSYRFGGPVVAKY
- a CDS encoding N-acyl homoserine lactonase family protein, producing MGTAYEIYALRYATMSPRTPSMNFLAPDPHDSAAQDLDYFVWLVRGGGRDILVDTGFNAEEASARARKLTLNPVDALERFGVAASSIRDVIVTHLHYDHAGNLDRFPKARFHLQEREMAYATGRCMCNGLLRHPFSVEHVTQMVRHVYGERVTFHSGDGEVAPGITVHRVGGHSDGLQVVKVETARGPVVLASDAAHYYANLQRRSPFPIVYNVGDMAVGWETIERLAGHPDRFIPGHDPIVTQIYPRASDKVDAFALHLPPSRSFAK